The following proteins are co-located in the Deinococcus metallilatus genome:
- a CDS encoding ISL3 family transposase, with protein sequence MDFDLRALLTLDGLHLDQIVLDEQSGLIVVEVHSTTPTPHCPQCGTPAGRTRSTYTRTLADLPWGGRRVVWRLRVRRCPCLCPSCPQRIFAERFKTLTVPFARRTSRLAESLRAIGLALGGRGGERLAERCSLVVGRKALLTLVRRVPPPPVAAVRVLGMDDWAYRKGQTYGTILVDHEARRVVDLLPDRKPNTVAAWLHAHPGVQIVTRDRAVVYADGIRQGAPEAMQVADRWHLLKNLSEAVLRGLLGHSEDLKVAFAEPPPEVGESSASALDSPEMSPTPSRPDVSPHKQAQFDRIHALRAGGRTFRSIAFELQLSRNTVKKYARLDRCPEQVRCPRGQAIAAFESYLVERFNAGQRNARRLWEEVCTQGFTGSASVVRHYMADVRRQHGVKGRRNDGSPDRPQAVVPTGVRRPTLTMLAFTVIRAPEKRSDRERDWVDKLMQTNSEVASVTTLAQQFADMVRRRDPSELGTWLKAATDSGIAALKGFAQGVWSDLEAVREGMRQAWSNGRVEGYVNKLKLVKRQMYGRAKFDLLRARLLAAPG encoded by the coding sequence ATGGACTTCGACCTCCGCGCCCTCCTCACCCTCGACGGGTTGCACCTCGATCAGATCGTCCTTGACGAGCAAAGTGGCCTGATCGTCGTCGAGGTGCACAGCACCACGCCCACTCCGCACTGCCCGCAGTGCGGCACGCCCGCAGGTCGGACGCGCAGCACCTACACCCGTACGCTCGCTGACCTGCCGTGGGGTGGGCGGCGCGTCGTGTGGCGGCTGCGCGTTCGGCGTTGCCCCTGTCTCTGTCCGTCGTGCCCACAGCGCATCTTCGCTGAGCGGTTCAAGACTCTGACCGTGCCCTTTGCCCGTCGAACCTCCCGCCTGGCCGAGTCTCTGCGTGCCATTGGACTGGCGCTCGGTGGGCGGGGGGGAGAACGGCTCGCTGAGCGGTGCTCACTGGTGGTCGGGCGCAAGGCGCTGCTCACCCTCGTTCGACGGGTGCCGCCACCGCCGGTGGCGGCTGTCCGGGTGCTGGGCATGGACGACTGGGCGTACCGCAAGGGGCAGACGTACGGAACGATCCTGGTGGATCACGAGGCCAGGCGAGTTGTTGACCTCCTGCCCGACCGGAAGCCGAACACGGTGGCCGCCTGGTTGCACGCCCACCCGGGCGTGCAGATCGTGACCAGGGATCGTGCGGTGGTCTACGCCGATGGCATCCGGCAGGGTGCGCCTGAAGCCATGCAAGTTGCGGATCGCTGGCACCTGCTGAAGAACCTGAGTGAGGCCGTGCTGCGGGGGCTGCTCGGGCACAGCGAAGATCTCAAGGTCGCCTTCGCCGAGCCACCTCCAGAGGTGGGCGAGTCGAGTGCTTCGGCACTCGACTCGCCCGAAATGAGCCCAACGCCTTCCAGGCCTGACGTCAGCCCCCACAAGCAAGCGCAGTTTGACCGCATCCACGCCCTGCGCGCTGGGGGCCGCACTTTTCGCAGCATCGCCTTCGAACTCCAGCTCAGCCGCAACACCGTCAAGAAGTACGCCCGGCTTGACCGCTGCCCCGAGCAAGTCCGGTGCCCGCGAGGCCAGGCCATCGCCGCCTTTGAAAGCTACTTGGTCGAGCGGTTCAACGCGGGCCAGCGCAACGCCAGGCGGTTATGGGAAGAGGTCTGTACGCAAGGCTTTACGGGCAGCGCCTCAGTGGTTCGGCACTATATGGCTGACGTCCGCCGACAGCACGGCGTGAAGGGACGGCGGAACGACGGCTCACCCGACCGACCCCAAGCGGTGGTGCCGACGGGAGTAAGACGCCCTACCTTGACCATGCTGGCGTTCACCGTCATCCGTGCCCCCGAAAAACGCAGTGACCGGGAGCGCGACTGGGTCGACAAGTTGATGCAGACGAACAGCGAGGTAGCGAGCGTCACGACGCTCGCCCAGCAATTCGCCGACATGGTGCGGCGCCGCGACCCGAGCGAACTCGGCACGTGGCTGAAGGCGGCAACCGACAGCGGCATCGCGGCGCTCAAGGGCTTCGCGCAGGGCGTGTGGAGCGACCTGGAGGCGGTGCGGGAGGGAATGCGGCAGGCCTGGTCGAACGGGCGGGTGGAGGGGTATGTCAACAAGCTCAAGTTAGTCAAGCGCCAGATGTACGGCCGTGCGAAGTTCGATTTGCTGCGTGCCCGGCTGCTGGCCGCCCCGGGGTAG
- a CDS encoding IS5 family transposase (programmed frameshift) has translation MGRTDLTEQQWAILAPLLPKNPKKGHAYKDHKPVLNGIIWRQKTGATWRDIPERYGSWKTCHDRFTRWSRSGVWAEILAALHLKADAEGKIDWEGAAADSTHVKAHRAAVGARKEPAKLGKKGALEDEWLGISRGGRTTKIHVLMDGKCRPLSVLISAGQASDPTYLVPLLEAVRVGRPGPGRPRKRPPTLRMDRAYGARKYRRALRARKIRCVCPERQDARKARLRKGKRGGRPPKFDAEAYKGRQVVERGINRLKDFRAIATRYEKRGHQFLAGVHLACILLWL, from the exons ATGGGACGGACGGATTTGACGGAGCAGCAGTGGGCCATTCTGGCCCCACTGCTCCCCAAAAACCCCAAGAAGGGACACGCCTACAAGGACCATAAGCCGGTGCTGAACGGCATTATCTGGCGTCAGAAGACCGGGGCAACGTGGCGAGACATTCCCGAGCGGTATGGGTCGTGGAAGACGTGTCATGACCGCTTCACCCGCTGGTCGCGCAGCGGGGTCTGGGCCGAGATTCTGGCCGCCCTGCACCTGAAAGCGGATGCTGAGGGAAAGATTGATTGGGAAGGCGCGGCGGCGGACAGCACGCACGTCAAAGCCCACCGCGCTGCGGTGGGCGCACGAAAAGAGCCAGCCAAGCTGG GAAAAAAGGGGGCGCTCGAAGACGAGTGGCTCGGGATCAGTCGTGGGGGACGCACCACCAAAATCCACGTCCTGATGGATGGGAAGTGTCGGCCCCTCAGTGTGCTGATCTCTGCTGGGCAGGCGAGCGACCCGACCTACCTCGTGCCGCTTCTGGAGGCCGTGCGGGTGGGGCGTCCCGGACCGGGACGCCCGCGCAAGCGTCCCCCGACCCTTCGGATGGATCGGGCGTATGGGGCGAGGAAATACCGGCGTGCTTTGCGGGCACGCAAGATCAGGTGTGTCTGTCCCGAGCGCCAGGATGCGCGCAAGGCCCGGCTGCGGAAGGGCAAGCGGGGGGGACGCCCCCCAAAATTTGACGCAGAAGCCTACAAAGGCCGCCAGGTCGTCGAACGGGGGATCAATCGCCTCAAGGATTTTCGGGCGATTGCCACCCGGTACGAGAAGCGTGGACACCAGTTTTTAGCCGGTGTCCACCTCGCTTGCATCCTTCTTTGGCTTTGA
- a CDS encoding DUF499 domain-containing protein, with translation MSNVQEAFGKAVYSYAGAVRGYVSGRLKGVYGEGKPWFEAFMASLSFQKQNNVRNTIEAGNVKAPEDLIDVTHFSDVILRQKDIFKPLFGNQHSKAVTWAQEIADVRHEYSHQKPVSDDDAYRALDNMARLLVLMDENEKAAEVKALRDGLLTGGKVAAAPAAPHDPALQPWWKHAQPHADIRKGQFDENTFAAKLDDVVRDDGSAPLEYRRADLFFRKTYLTRELTAVLADTLKRLAGTGGESVVQLRTPFGGGKTHALIALYHLVRHHADIEDADRAAILKAANLTDVPRTRVAVLVGTQLDPNGRSVDGLTLRTLWGEMAYGLGGKDGYELLRAADESGIAPSKDKLIELFGLVRAGKCSALILMDELLVYQVKAAGRRVEGTTLQAQTFAFLQSLTEAVAGVEGVSLVTTFPESHIEYYDHQEAPEVFSRLEKIFGRVQAVRVPVQGEEIYEVIRRRLFDSIDERAATQVAAEYSALFDAHKDDLPLEARTTEYRKKMTRAFPFHPELIDLLYEQWGSMQSFQKTRGVLRLLARVIEHGYLSGAARPLISLGDVGLEEGEMQATLTQTLKDAEWGGALASDLSAPGGRSYQLDREQGGNYAKFRLAQTVASAVFMASHSGGTEKGITKPGLNLALMHPEGITPMLITDALDRLKNRLYYMHANGNYVFRAQANLNSVLADRTAQVKRERALDFVREAAQKAAGPSLFKPFIWPEGHKDVPDSTGFKLVLLGPDATLEDRDNRNRKLGILHQNAGGGPRIHKNTLVYLIGKGGDFTRAIEAARTLLALQDIEKDRALTLSPEQKADLKDRLTKQTDMVPNLTKAAYTALFVPTTNEAGEAVWRDIDITAHAKTRPTLEAAVTDVLRQEDLLIAAIDPALLLQGPWKLWPADEPYLELHKLREYFTRLPHLPFLESDAALKTAIVRGVQQGLFDLGQFIGQDPKNIWDRKNPVDEGSVFFTEAYRLARPNTIPRPTPPVVDPPPVVDPPPPPPIGPLPPKRGVTYVRLTLPDMPLTQIPTLLDLFHGLKDAKGQVQMEVRLTASNPAGLDQAMLDLSVKELIDQHGLNVDWHQE, from the coding sequence ATGAGCAACGTGCAGGAAGCCTTCGGCAAAGCGGTCTACAGCTACGCCGGGGCGGTACGCGGGTATGTCAGCGGCAGGCTCAAGGGCGTCTACGGCGAGGGCAAGCCGTGGTTCGAGGCGTTCATGGCCTCGCTCTCGTTCCAGAAGCAGAACAACGTCAGGAACACCATCGAGGCCGGAAACGTCAAAGCACCGGAAGACCTGATTGATGTCACGCACTTCAGCGACGTGATTCTGCGGCAAAAGGACATCTTCAAGCCTCTGTTCGGCAACCAGCACAGCAAGGCGGTGACCTGGGCACAGGAAATCGCCGACGTGCGCCACGAGTACAGCCACCAGAAGCCGGTGTCGGACGACGACGCCTACCGGGCGCTGGACAACATGGCCCGCCTGCTCGTGCTGATGGACGAGAACGAGAAGGCTGCCGAAGTGAAGGCTCTGCGCGACGGCCTGCTGACGGGCGGGAAGGTGGCGGCGGCTCCGGCAGCACCCCACGACCCGGCGCTCCAGCCCTGGTGGAAGCACGCCCAGCCCCACGCCGACATCCGCAAGGGCCAGTTCGACGAGAACACCTTCGCCGCCAAGCTGGACGACGTGGTGCGCGACGACGGCAGCGCCCCGCTGGAGTACCGCCGCGCCGACCTGTTCTTCAGGAAGACCTACCTGACACGGGAACTGACGGCGGTGCTGGCCGACACCCTCAAGCGGCTGGCCGGGACGGGCGGCGAGTCGGTGGTGCAGCTCCGCACCCCCTTCGGCGGCGGCAAGACGCACGCCCTGATTGCCCTGTACCACCTCGTGAGACACCACGCCGACATCGAGGACGCCGACCGCGCCGCGATTCTCAAGGCCGCGAACCTGACGGACGTGCCCCGTACCCGCGTGGCGGTGCTGGTGGGCACCCAGCTCGACCCCAATGGCCGCAGCGTGGACGGCCTGACCCTCCGCACCCTCTGGGGCGAGATGGCCTACGGGCTCGGCGGCAAGGACGGCTACGAGCTGCTGCGGGCCGCCGACGAGTCCGGCATCGCTCCCAGCAAGGACAAGCTCATCGAGCTGTTCGGGCTGGTCCGCGCCGGGAAGTGCAGCGCCCTGATTCTGATGGACGAGCTGCTGGTCTATCAGGTCAAGGCGGCGGGCAGGCGCGTGGAGGGCACGACGCTCCAGGCCCAGACCTTCGCCTTCCTGCAAAGCCTGACGGAAGCGGTGGCGGGTGTGGAGGGCGTCTCCCTCGTCACGACCTTCCCCGAATCGCACATCGAGTATTACGACCATCAGGAAGCCCCGGAAGTCTTCTCCCGCCTGGAGAAAATCTTCGGTCGCGTACAGGCCGTGCGCGTGCCGGTCCAGGGCGAGGAAATCTACGAGGTCATTCGCCGCCGCCTCTTTGACTCGATAGACGAGCGGGCCGCCACGCAGGTCGCCGCCGAATACAGCGCCCTCTTCGACGCCCACAAGGACGACCTGCCCCTGGAAGCCCGCACCACCGAGTACCGCAAGAAGATGACGCGGGCCTTCCCCTTCCACCCGGAGCTGATTGACCTGCTGTACGAGCAGTGGGGCTCGATGCAGAGCTTCCAGAAGACCCGTGGCGTCCTGCGGCTGCTCGCCCGCGTCATCGAGCACGGCTACCTGTCCGGCGCGGCTCGCCCCCTCATCTCCCTGGGCGACGTGGGCCTGGAGGAAGGCGAGATGCAGGCCACCCTCACGCAGACCCTCAAGGACGCCGAATGGGGCGGCGCCCTCGCCAGCGACCTCAGCGCCCCCGGAGGCCGCTCCTACCAGCTCGACAGGGAGCAGGGCGGCAACTACGCCAAGTTCCGGCTGGCGCAGACGGTGGCGAGCGCCGTCTTCATGGCCTCGCACTCCGGCGGCACCGAGAAGGGCATCACCAAGCCCGGCCTGAACCTCGCGCTGATGCACCCCGAAGGCATCACGCCCATGCTGATTACCGACGCGCTGGACCGGCTGAAAAACCGCCTGTACTACATGCACGCGAACGGGAACTACGTGTTCCGCGCCCAGGCCAACCTGAACAGCGTACTCGCCGACCGCACGGCGCAGGTCAAGCGGGAGCGGGCGCTGGACTTCGTGCGCGAGGCGGCGCAGAAGGCGGCGGGGCCCAGCCTCTTCAAGCCCTTCATCTGGCCGGAGGGGCACAAGGACGTGCCCGACAGCACCGGCTTCAAGCTGGTCCTCCTCGGCCCCGACGCCACGCTGGAGGACAGGGACAACCGCAACCGCAAGCTCGGCATTCTCCACCAGAACGCCGGGGGCGGGCCACGCATCCACAAGAACACACTGGTCTACCTCATCGGCAAGGGGGGCGACTTCACCCGCGCCATCGAGGCTGCCCGCACCCTGCTTGCCTTGCAGGACATCGAGAAGGACCGCGCCCTGACCCTCAGCCCGGAGCAGAAAGCGGACCTCAAGGACCGCCTGACCAAGCAGACGGACATGGTGCCCAACCTGACCAAGGCGGCTTACACGGCCCTCTTCGTGCCGACCACGAACGAGGCTGGAGAGGCTGTCTGGCGGGACATCGACATCACGGCCCACGCCAAGACCCGGCCCACCCTGGAGGCGGCGGTCACGGACGTGCTGCGCCAGGAAGACCTGCTCATTGCCGCCATTGACCCTGCCCTGCTCCTGCAAGGCCCCTGGAAGCTCTGGCCCGCCGACGAGCCGTACCTGGAGCTGCACAAGCTCCGCGAATACTTCACCCGCCTGCCCCACCTCCCCTTCCTGGAGTCGGATGCGGCTCTGAAGACGGCCATCGTGCGCGGTGTTCAGCAGGGGCTATTCGATCTGGGCCAGTTCATCGGTCAGGACCCGAAGAACATCTGGGACCGCAAGAACCCGGTGGACGAGGGCAGCGTCTTCTTCACCGAAGCGTACCGGCTTGCCAGACCCAACACGATTCCCCGGCCTACACCGCCCGTCGTTGACCCCCCACCTGTTGTTGACCCTCCCCCACCTCCTCCCATCGGACCGCTTCCACCAAAGCGTGGCGTCACATATGTCCGCCTGACCTTGCCCGATATGCCGCTCACCCAGATACCTACGCTGCTTGACCTCTTTCACGGCCTTAAGGACGCCAAGGGTCAGGTACAGATGGAAGTTCGGCTGACGGCGAGCAACCCCGCCGGGCTCGACCAGGCCATGCTCGACCTGAGCGTCAAGGAACTCATTGACCAGCACGGCCTGAACGTGGACTGGCACCAGGAGTGA